In a single window of the Desulfocurvus vexinensis DSM 17965 genome:
- a CDS encoding RES family NAD+ phosphorylase: MRVFRILKSKHAANPLSGDGARLAGGRWNSPGRSVVYTGGSLALAQLEILVHLPDPGMLLQSYHYAEIFVPDTCIARLDAARLPQDWRTPENPACKEAGDRWLEKATAAALLVPSAVVLDEDNLLLNPEHPDFPGIKANPARPLLFDPRLGSWSHPKPEDE; this comes from the coding sequence ATGAGGGTCTTTCGGATCCTCAAGAGCAAGCACGCCGCCAACCCCCTGAGCGGCGACGGTGCGCGGCTGGCCGGCGGCAGATGGAACTCCCCCGGGCGCTCCGTCGTCTATACCGGAGGCTCGCTGGCCCTGGCCCAACTCGAAATCCTCGTCCACCTGCCCGACCCGGGAATGCTGCTGCAATCCTACCACTACGCCGAAATCTTCGTTCCCGACACATGCATCGCCCGGCTCGATGCCGCCAGACTCCCCCAGGACTGGCGAACCCCGGAAAACCCTGCCTGCAAAGAGGCCGGAGACCGCTGGCTGGAAAAAGCCACCGCCGCCGCCCTGCTCGTCCCAAGCGCTGTGGTCCTGGATGAAGACAACCTGCTGCTAAACCCGGAGCATCCTGATTTTCCTGGGATCAAAGCCAACCCTGCCCGCCCTTTGCTCTTTGATCCCCGCTTGGGCTCCTGGAGCCATCCCAAACCCGAAGACGAATAG
- a CDS encoding FadR/GntR family transcriptional regulator: MPVRKNTPPRYQEVARRLLAMLEAGELREGDRLPPERALAGAFQVSRGCVREAVRTLAEKGLLESRPGDGTYVCASQAGQLAQVLDAQRHRLRDILELRRVVEPGVAALAAQRATPRDIDALKVLVFDQQRIVLDGGDDTALDAAFHLALARITGNQALLAMLETLNETLAETRQRHLRSARRKAASPAFHLRIITALERNDAAAACRAMEDHLDAVHTELFPKE; encoded by the coding sequence ATGCCCGTCAGGAAAAACACCCCCCCGCGCTATCAGGAGGTCGCCCGCAGGCTGCTGGCCATGCTGGAGGCCGGGGAGCTGCGCGAAGGCGACCGGTTGCCCCCCGAGCGGGCCCTGGCCGGGGCCTTCCAGGTGTCGCGCGGCTGCGTGCGCGAGGCCGTGCGCACCCTGGCCGAAAAGGGCCTGCTGGAAAGCCGCCCCGGCGACGGCACCTACGTCTGCGCCAGCCAGGCCGGGCAGCTCGCCCAGGTCCTGGACGCCCAGCGCCACCGCCTGCGCGACATCCTCGAACTGCGCCGCGTGGTGGAGCCCGGCGTGGCCGCCCTGGCCGCCCAGCGCGCCACCCCCAGGGACATCGACGCCCTGAAGGTCCTGGTCTTCGACCAGCAGCGCATCGTCCTGGACGGCGGCGACGACACCGCCCTGGACGCCGCCTTCCACCTCGCCCTGGCCCGAATCACCGGCAACCAGGCCCTGCTGGCCATGCTCGAAACCCTCAACGAAACCCTGGCCGAGACCCGCCAGCGGCACCTGCGCTCCGCGCGCCGCAAGGCGGCCTCCCCGGCCTTCCACCTGCGCATCATCACCGCACTGGAACGCAACGACGCGGCGGCGGCGTGCCGCGCCATGGAAGACCACCTGGACGCCGTACACACCGAACTCTTCCCCAAGGAGTAG
- the parS gene encoding type II RES/Xre toxin-antitoxin system antitoxin — MSGKTATSRKDDKANPVPGAFQLSGLPSPEPGTPGLWIENLKRECQTLVAEGMKSIAPRPHQEVLKYIRSGFHIEEIDFTECLVAVGDESIANRIGISVRTLQRRKKKGERLSPEESDRLFRLQQVSTAALGLFDGNMEAMRRWLKTPLPVLGNETPLSYSDTGPGADFVLSLITRLEHGVFS, encoded by the coding sequence ATGTCCGGCAAGACCGCAACCAGCCGCAAAGACGACAAAGCGAACCCCGTGCCGGGAGCATTCCAGCTGTCCGGCCTCCCTTCGCCAGAGCCCGGTACTCCGGGCCTTTGGATCGAAAACCTCAAGCGCGAATGCCAGACCCTCGTCGCCGAAGGCATGAAAAGTATTGCACCCAGACCGCACCAGGAAGTGCTCAAGTACATCAGGAGCGGCTTCCACATCGAGGAAATCGACTTCACCGAATGCCTGGTTGCCGTCGGGGACGAATCCATCGCCAACAGGATCGGCATTTCCGTGAGAACGTTGCAGCGGCGCAAGAAGAAGGGCGAGCGCCTGTCCCCGGAGGAAAGCGACAGGCTCTTCCGGCTGCAACAGGTTTCGACTGCGGCCCTCGGCCTCTTCGACGGCAATATGGAAGCCATGCGCCGCTGGCTCAAGACGCCCCTGCCCGTCCTCGGGAACGAAACGCCCCTGAGCTACTCGGACACAGGCCCGGGCGCCGATTTCGTTCTCAGCCTCATCACCCGCCTCGAACACGGCGTCTTCTCGTAA
- a CDS encoding sulfite exporter TauE/SafE family protein, whose amino-acid sequence MLTTIALYCGVGAVAGVLAGLLGVGGGLVIVPMLVFCFNLQGFSPESIMHIALGTSMASIIFTSISSFMAHHRRKAVDWSIVRGVVLGILVGTYGGSIIAANLSSAFLKGFFVVFLYYVSFQMFTGKKPKPSRTLPGPAGLFGAGSVIGVVSSLVGIGGGTLSVPFMIWGNIPVHRAIGTSAAIGFPIAIAGSLGYVVNGLGTAGLPEFSLGYVYFPALVGIVAVSMFTAPLGVRLAHSLPVDRLKRVFALLLFLVATRMLMSLL is encoded by the coding sequence ATGTTGACCACCATCGCCCTCTACTGCGGCGTGGGCGCCGTGGCCGGAGTCCTGGCCGGGCTTCTGGGCGTCGGCGGGGGGCTCGTCATCGTGCCCATGCTCGTCTTCTGCTTCAACCTCCAGGGCTTCAGCCCCGAATCCATCATGCACATCGCCCTGGGCACCTCCATGGCCAGCATCATCTTCACCTCCATCTCCAGCTTCATGGCCCACCACCGCCGCAAGGCCGTGGACTGGAGCATCGTGCGCGGCGTGGTCCTGGGCATCCTCGTGGGCACCTACGGCGGCTCCATCATCGCCGCCAACCTGTCCTCCGCGTTCCTCAAGGGCTTCTTCGTGGTCTTCCTCTACTACGTGTCCTTCCAGATGTTCACCGGCAAGAAGCCCAAGCCCTCGCGCACCCTGCCCGGACCGGCCGGCCTGTTCGGCGCGGGCTCGGTCATCGGCGTGGTCTCCAGCCTCGTGGGCATCGGCGGCGGCACCCTCTCCGTGCCCTTCATGATCTGGGGCAACATCCCGGTGCACAGGGCCATCGGCACCTCCGCCGCCATCGGCTTCCCCATCGCCATCGCCGGTTCCCTGGGCTACGTGGTCAACGGCCTGGGCACCGCCGGGCTGCCCGAATTCTCCCTGGGCTACGTCTACTTCCCCGCCCTGGTGGGCATCGTCGCCGTGAGCATGTTCACCGCGCCCCTGGGCGTGCGCCTGGCCCACAGCCTGCCTGTGGACAGGCTCAAGCGCGTCTTCGCCCTGCTGCTCTTCCTGGTGGCCACGCGGATGCTCATGAGCCTGCTCTAG